Proteins from one Pongo abelii isolate AG06213 chromosome 7, NHGRI_mPonAbe1-v2.0_pri, whole genome shotgun sequence genomic window:
- the DEFA6 gene encoding defensin-6, translating into MRTLTLLTAVLLMALQAKAEPLQAEDEPLQARAYEADTQEQRGTDDQDFSISFAGDASSSLRALGSTRSFTCHCRRSCYSTEYSYGTCTVMGINHRFCCL; encoded by the exons ATGAGAACCCTCACCCTCCTCACTGCTGTTCTCCTCATGGCCCTCCAGGCCAAGGCTGAGCCACTCCAAGCCGAGGATGAGCCACTCCAGGCAAGAGCTTATGAGGCTGACACCCAGGAGCAGCGTGGGACAGATGACCAGGACTTTTCCATCTCCTTTGCAGGGGATGCAAGCTCAAGTCTTAGAGCTTTGG gctCAACAAGGAGTTTCACTTGCCATTGCAGAAGGTCCTGTTATTCAACAGAATATTCCTATGGGACCTGCACTGTCATGGGTATTAACCACAGATTCTGCTGCCTCTGA